A DNA window from Helianthus annuus cultivar XRQ/B chromosome 15, HanXRQr2.0-SUNRISE, whole genome shotgun sequence contains the following coding sequences:
- the LOC110911139 gene encoding homeobox-leucine zipper protein ATHB-13, translated as MSFLPPEPMFFGYEDDHHPPHDFQGVQTLLMRRSMSYSGMDRCEETRGAAAEDDMSEDDGSQLGEKKRRLNLEQVKALEKSFELGNKLEPERKTQLARALGLQPRQVAIWFQNRRARWKTKQLEKDYDVLRRQFESVKADNDALKNLNKKLHAELLAAKGGEANGVRPINLNKETEGSWSNGSENSCDLNTVTCNMTQSEESPIFYTQISNNIYPTMSSMGPNSGLTQLLQNPLTTDLLGQRLNQTVGNEGLCNMFNGIEDQPAYWPWPEQNPQQLH; from the exons ATGTCCTTCCTCCCACCTGAACCCATGTTTTTTGGCTATGAAGATGACCACCACCCTCCTCATGATTTCCAAG GTGTTCAGACACTCTTGATGAGGAGATCCATGTCATATTCTGGGATGGATAGGTGCGAAGAAACTCGCGGTGCTGCGGCCGAAGATGATATGTCGGAAGACGATGGATCGCAGCTTGGAGAGAAGAAAAGAAGGCTTAATCTGGAACAAGTGAAAGCTCTTGAAAAGAGTTTTGAGTTGGGAAACAAGCTAGAGCCTGAGAGAAAAACTCAACTGGCTCGGGCTCTCGGGTTGCAGCCGAGGCAAGTAGCCATATGGTTCCAGAACCGAAGAGCGCGATGGAAGACCAAACAACTGGAGAAAGATTATGATGTCTTGAGGAGACAGTTTGAGTCAGTTAAGGCTGATAATGATGCTCTTAAGAACCTGAACAAGAAGCTCCATGCAGAG TTATTGGCTGCAAAAGGTGGAGAAGCAAATGGCGTTAGACCCATAAATCTAAACAAAGAAACAGAAGGTTCATGGAGTAATGGAAGTGAAAACAGTTGTGATCTCAACACAGTGACATGCAACATGACACAATCAGAAGAGAGCCCAATATTTTACACTCAAATTTCAAACAACATCTACCCTACCATGTCATCTATGGGCCCGAATTCGGGTCTAACACAACTCCTACAAAACCCGTTGACAACAGATCTCCTCGGTCAGCGACTAAATCAAACGGTTGGTAATGAAGGCCTCTGCAACATGTTTAACGGTATCGAAGATCAACCCGCTTATTGGCCGTGGCCGGAGCAGAATCCTCAACAACTTCATTGA